A genomic region of Colletotrichum destructivum chromosome 5, complete sequence contains the following coding sequences:
- a CDS encoding Putative mannose-6-phosphate receptor binding domain superfamily, MRH domain, protein OS-9: MRRINLVLLATTAQLCGARHPGFSIHDDLVAYPQYEIVFSDSFILEHDAQALLDRVSPHSTYSAEFSTSSDISQNVREAADGDDGDSGSADVFEKYEIMNMNPSKYLCSIPVLEPQTPENHTATELAKQEEARELAKASAHGWELLDELDGNCLYFMSGWWSYSFCYNREVTQFHALPTVPNGQPPVRDPHTAKYVLGQVQPSPSQRRQTQNNDGEQHQEAAHQSWDPPANTDLQVKGDQRYLVQRMEGGTLCDLTGRDRTIEVQYHCVPGIKGDRIGWIKEVTTCAYLMVVNTPRLCDDVAFLPPRVTRANPISCQLILPSDDVDAQAEWHRQKTLEAEEAMTEKKVDVATGSGGKEEQSGQLKQSHKGANGRDGAQKGVNVGGVIVGARNVLADGDEEGKPPTKLAPPRSYLPGRGHGPLVEIIASAKSKAEGGATEVLDESELKKLDLSPELVEEMRAELERIAGDKGWKLEVVEQPGDPREIRGIVDHGSEGELGEDVAKGKRKKKAAAAVEGRAQQQDEDQEQEQEGSEEHFFHEEL, from the exons ATGCGCCGTATCAACCTAGTCTTGCTGGCGACAACCGCCCAGCTGTGCGGGGCCCGTCATCCCGGCTTCAGTATCCACGACGACCTCGTAGCTTATCCCCAG TACGAGATTGTCTTTTCGGATTCATTTATTTTAGAACACGATGCGCAGGCACTGCTGGACCGCGTGAGCCCGCATTCGACGTACTCTGCGGAGTTCTCGACCTCTTCCGACATCTCGCAGAACGTCCGAGAggctgccgacggcgacgacggtgacaGCGGCTCGGCAGACGTCTTTGAGAAGTACGAAATCATGAACATGAACCCCTCGAAATACCTCTGCTCGATTCCTGTCCTGGAGCCGCAGACGCCCGAGAACCACACGGCGACGGAGCTCGCGAAGCAGGAGGAGGCGCGGGAACTGGCCAAGGCGTCGGCGCACGGCTGGGAGCTActcgacgagctggatgGAAACTGCCTATACTTCATGTCCGGGTGGTGGAGCTACAGCTTCTGCTACAACCGCGAGGTCACCCAGTTCCACGCCCTCCCGACGGTGCCCAACGGGCAGCCGCCGGTCCGCGACCCCCACACGGCCAAGTACGTGCTCGGCCAGGTGCAACCGTCGCCcagccagcggcggcagacacagaacaacgacggcgagcagcaTCAGGAGGCGGCCCACCAGTCTTGGGACCCGCCGGCGAACACGGATCTGCAGGTCAAGGGCGACCAACGTTACCTCGTCCAGAGGATGGAGGGCGGCACCCTCTGCGACCTGACGGGCCGCGACCGGACGATCGAGGTGCAGTACCACTGCGTGCCGGGTATCAAGGGGGACCGCATCGGCTGGATCAAGGAGGTCACCACATGCGCGTACCTCATGGTCGTCAACACCCCGCGCCTCTGCGACGACGTTGCCTTCCTCCCGCCGCGGGTCACGAGAGCAAACCCCATCAGCTGTCAGCTCATCCTCCCGTCGGACGACGTTGACGCGCAGGCCGAGTGGCACCGTCAAAAGACGTTGGAGGCTGAGGAGGcgatgacggagaagaaggtaGACGTTGccaccggctccggcggcaaAGAGGAGCAGTCAGGACAGCTGAAGCAGAGCCATAAGGGCGCCAACGGCCGGGACGGGGCGCAGAAGGGCGTCAACGTTGGCGGGGTCATTGTCGGGGCGCGCAACGTGCTCgcagacggcgacgaggagggcaagcCACCGACCAAgctcgcgccgccgcgcagCTACCTCCCGGGACGCGGGCACGGCCCCCTGGTGGAGATCATCGCCAGCGCCAAGAGCAAGGCGGAAGGGGGTGCGACGGAGGTGCTCGACGAGAGcgagctgaagaagctggacCTGAGCCCCGAGCTCGTGGAGGAAATGCGAGCGGAGCTGGAGCGCATCGCGGGCGACAAGGGCTGGAAGCTCGAGGTGGTGGAGCAGCCGGGCGACCCGAGGGAGATCCGGGGCATCGTCGACCACGGCTCCGAAGGGGAGCTTGGCGAGGATGTCGccaaggggaagaggaagaagaaggcggcggcggccgtggagGGAAGGGCACAGcagcaggacgaggaccaGGAACAAGAGCAGGAGGGTAGCGAGGAGCACTTTTTCCATGAGGAGCTCTGA